In a genomic window of Muntiacus reevesi chromosome 1, mMunRee1.1, whole genome shotgun sequence:
- the LOC136155684 gene encoding olfactory receptor-like protein OLF4: MEPGNSTQIPEFLLLGLSEGPELQPLIFGLFLSMYLITVFGNLLIILTVSTECHLHTPMYFFLSNLSFVDICFTSTTIPKMLQNIQTQRKVITYEGCIVQVYFYLLFAGLDNFLLTVMAYDRYVAICHPLQYTVIMSPWVCALLVLVSWVLSSMYSLLQSLMILRLSFCSDLEIHHFFCEMTWLIQLACSDPFLNNMVVYFGSVIIGGVSLAGILYSYSKIVASICGISSAQGQYKAFSTCASHLSVVSLFYCSALGVYLSFTATYRSHTSAIVSVMYTVVTPMLNPFIYSLRNKDIKRALKRFLGMETSRKSPFTSS; encoded by the coding sequence ATGGAGCCAGGGAACAGTACACAAATCccagaatttcttcttctgggactttcaGAGGGACCAGAATTGCAGCCCCTCATCTTTGGGcttttcctctccatgtacctgatcactgtgtttggaaacctgctcatcatcctgacCGTCAGCACAGAATGCCACCTGCAcactcccatgtacttcttcctctccaacctgtcctttgtagacatctgcttcacctccaccaccatcccaaagatgctcCAAAACATCCAGACACAGAGGAAAGTCATCACCTATGAAGGCTGCATTGTCCAGGTGTATTTTTACTTACTCTTTGCAGGATTAGATAACTTCCTCctgactgtgatggcctatgaccggtatgtggccatctgccacccgcTGCAGTACACGGTCATCATGAGCCCCTGGGTCTGTGCACTGCTGGTGCTGGTATCCTGGGTGTTGAGTTCCATGTATTCCTTGTTACAGAGTTTAATGATATTGCGATTGTCTTTCTGCTCAGACTTGGAAATCcatcactttttctgtgaaatgACATGGCTCATCCAACTGGCCTGTTCTGACCCCTTTCTCAATAACATGGTGGTGTATTTTGGATCTGTAATTATAGGGGGTGTTTCCCTGGCTGGTATCCTATATTCTTACTCTAAGATAGTGGCCTCTATCTGTGGAATCTCATCTGCTCAGGGGCAGTATAAAGCATTCTCCACCTGCGCATCTCACCTCTCGGTTGTCTCCTTATTTTATTGCTCAGCCTTGGGAGTGTATCTTAGCTTCACTGCTACCTACCGCTCACACACGAGTGCTATAGTATcggtgatgtacactgtggtcacacccatgctgaaccccttcatctataGTCTGAGAAACAAAGACATAAAGAGGGCTCTAAAAAGATTCCTTGGGATGGAAACTTCTAGAAAAAGTCCATTTACCTCAAGCTGA